In Rhodanobacter denitrificans, the sequence TTCGCCGGCACCGCGTACTGGTTCTCCACTTTCGACAGCTCCGCCTCGTTCTCCGCCCTGGTGATTCCGCGCTTCGTGATGGGCCTGGCGATCCCGTGCTTCTTCATCCCGTTGAACCAGGTCTACCTGTCCGGCCTGCCGGTGGACCAGATCGCCAGCGCCTCGGGGCTGTCCAACTTCTGCCGCACGATCGGTTCGAGCGTATCTACCGCGGTCATGGTGACGTTGTGGCAGCACCGCGGCGAATCCCACCACGCCACGCTGACCGAGTACGTCAGCCCCGGCCACCCGGCCACCACCGGGTTCGTCGGCCAGCTGACGCATGGCGGGCTGTCGCACACGCAGAGCCTGGGCCTGATCGACCAGCTGCTGACGCGCGAGGCGCTGACACTGGCAGTGAACGACGTGTTCTGGGCCTGCGCGATCCTGTTCGTGCTGCTGATCCCGGTGCTGTGGTTTGCCAAACCGCCATTCGGCAGCGCCGGCGGCGCAGTGGGTCATTGAGCATGCGGACATGCTGCACCGGCGGGTGCAGCATATTGGCTGGTGCGGCGCAATATCTTCTGCTAGCGTTCGCCGCATGGCACAAACAAAGCGCACCATCAAGAAGTATCCGAACCGGCGTCTCTACGACACGGAGATCTCCAGCTACATCACGCTGGAGGAAGTCCGCCAGCTGGTGCTGGACAACGAGGACTTCGAAGTCCGCGACGCCAAGAGCGGCGAGGACCTGACCCGTTCGGTCCTGCTGCAGATCATCTCCGAGCACGAGGACAAGGGGCAGCCGATGCTGTCGCCGCAGTTGCTCAGCCAGATCATCCGCTTCTACGGCGATTCGCTGCAGGGCTTCATGGGGCCTTACCTGGAGCGCAGCCTGCAGGTCTTCCTCGACCAGCAGACG encodes:
- the phaR gene encoding polyhydroxyalkanoate synthesis repressor PhaR; this translates as MAQTKRTIKKYPNRRLYDTEISSYITLEEVRQLVLDNEDFEVRDAKSGEDLTRSVLLQIISEHEDKGQPMLSPQLLSQIIRFYGDSLQGFMGPYLERSLQVFLDQQTQFRSQLNSLMGQTPWNTLNDLTERNLAAFQALQRGLMDTAAQVMPPSGAGSRSSKKSG